From a single Nicotiana tomentosiformis chromosome 2, ASM39032v3, whole genome shotgun sequence genomic region:
- the LOC104098022 gene encoding ribulose bisphosphate carboxylase small subunit, chloroplastic 2 produces the protein MASSVMSSAAAVATGANAAQASMVAPFTGLKSATSFPVSRKQNLDITSIASNGGRVQCMQVWPPINKKKYETLSYLPDLSVEQLLREVEYLLKNGWVPCLEFETEHGFVYRENNKSPGYYDGRYWTMWKLPMFGCTDATQVLAEVEEAKKAYPQAWIRIIGFDNVRQVQCISFIAYKPEGY, from the exons ATGGCTTCCTCAGTTATGTCCTCAGCTGCCGCTGTTGCGACCGGCGCCAATGCTGCTCAAGCCAGTATGGTTGCACCCTTCACTGGTCTCAAGTCCGCAACCTCCTTCCCTGTTTCCAGGAAACAAAACCTTGACATTACTTCCATTGCTAGCAACGGCGGAAGAGTTCAATGCATGCAG GTGTGGCCACCAATTAACAAGAAGAAGTACGAGACTCTCTCATACCTTCCTGATTTGAGCGTGGAGCAATTGCTTAGGGAAGTTGAGTACCTTTTGAAAAATGGATGGGTTCCTTGCTTGGAATTCGAGACTGAG CACGGATTCGTCTACCGTGAGAACAACAAGTCACCAGGTTACTACGATGGAAGGTACTGGACCATGTGGAAGTTGCCCATGTTCGGGTGCACTGATGCCACTCAGGTCTTGGCTGAGGTCGAGGAGGCTAAGAAGGCTTACCCACAAGCCTGGATCAGAATCATTGGATTCGACAACGTCCGTCAAGTGCAGTGCATCAGTTTTATTGCCTACAAGCCTGAAGGCTACTAA